A DNA window from Tenuifilaceae bacterium CYCD contains the following coding sequences:
- a CDS encoding membrane protein encodes MSNLIDKAEFDRIVLKAQQEEITGFHIYKRLASIEKDEANKNVLARIAGEELDHYNFFKGISGKEVKPKTSKVNFFVLMARVLGLTFAIKLMEKQEVNAQSIYEQLIPHLPQIKDIMESEEAHEKELIDMIKEERLDYIGSIVLGLNDALVELTGALAGFSLALQNTKLIAIVGLITGIAASLSMAASQYLSVKTDGEKNAGKSALYTGIAYVLTVAVLITPFLLLTSYFVALGVALFSAVLIIFLFNYYISVAKDLNFKHRFLEMTIISLGVSALTFGIGLLIRNYFGIDI; translated from the coding sequence ATGAGCAATTTGATTGATAAAGCAGAATTTGACAGAATCGTCCTTAAAGCACAACAAGAAGAGATTACTGGATTCCACATATACAAACGCTTAGCCTCCATTGAGAAGGACGAAGCCAACAAGAATGTTTTGGCCAGAATTGCTGGTGAAGAACTCGACCACTATAATTTTTTCAAAGGTATTTCTGGGAAAGAAGTAAAACCCAAAACCTCAAAAGTAAACTTCTTTGTACTAATGGCGAGGGTTTTAGGTTTAACTTTTGCCATTAAACTGATGGAAAAGCAAGAAGTTAATGCCCAAAGCATCTACGAACAGCTGATACCTCACCTTCCTCAAATAAAAGACATAATGGAATCGGAGGAGGCGCACGAGAAAGAACTTATAGATATGATAAAGGAGGAGCGTTTGGACTATATCGGCTCCATTGTTCTTGGCCTAAACGATGCCCTAGTAGAACTAACAGGGGCGCTTGCAGGTTTTAGCCTTGCATTGCAGAACACAAAACTAATTGCAATTGTAGGGCTTATTACAGGTATTGCTGCATCGCTTTCAATGGCAGCATCACAGTACCTTTCCGTAAAAACAGATGGTGAAAAAAATGCAGGAAAATCGGCTTTATACACAGGGATTGCATATGTTTTAACTGTTGCAGTCCTTATCACTCCTTTCCTATTGCTTACGTCCTATTTCGTAGCCCTTGGGGTTGCATTATTCTCGGCAGTATTGATAATATTCCTTTTCAACTACTACATATCAGTTGCCAAGGACTTGAACTTTAAGCACCGATTCCTTGAAATGACCATTATAAGTTTAGGAGTATCGGCGCTAACTTTTGGTATTGGGCTTTTAATTAGAAACTATTTTGGAATTGACATTTAG